A window of Seriola aureovittata isolate HTS-2021-v1 ecotype China chromosome 17, ASM2101889v1, whole genome shotgun sequence genomic DNA:
ttcaaataaaacacagagaagaggaaaatatggagctttaagataCTCCCCCTGATTGTTTAATGTATATAATTGATTCATTATGTTATGAAATTTTGAATTTAGATTTCAGTCaacttaaataataaaatattatactGTGCAGGCGTCCTTCCCTCTGACCATATCCCCAGCACACAGCATGTCAGAGTTCAGCTCAGGATACTGTGTCTGGCACACACTGTTAGGCACGATGGGAATCTTCATCTCCTGAAGGACTTCTGGATCCTGCAGAGGaactgcagtgacacacacatgcacacacaagacttttaatgtgaaaaacattattaaatgttaaatgttgttgaCAGTAGTGTAAAATGAGTATGGCAAACAACAAAGTAGAATTACtgatctttatttattcatgccaCCAAATCCTCTGTCCATTATGTGACAAATTACGGCAATTACCTTTTTTATGgacaaaacacaccagtgaACTGATCAACTATTATTTAAAGAATGTTTTATATCTTGTAGGGGATCAAAAGAATTTGAaccaaatccaaacaaaaaccaaagtgtaaagaTTTCAGGTAGTTAGCAATAGTCCAACACATGACCCCCATAAATCCACAACTTGCTGATGTGTTCCTTTGTCCCTTTACAGTATCTTATAGGCTACGTCATGTGTACAGCTCACCACCAGTCCCAGTGTTCCCCCAGCCAGTGATCCAACACTCAGACGATGGGTCAAAGGTGTCGTCGACACTGGGTAGACTCACTGGCTGAACGCTGCCTGAGAatgtcatcttcttcttcagcttgaCCAGAGCAATGTCATTGACAAAGCCATTGCCCACAGCTCGGTATCTAGGTTCAGGAATGATAGCATATATACCCATGTAACGGGCAGATGCCTTTTGCAGGCTGTGTGTGCCGATCCAAGCAATTGATCGAGCCAAGTAAGGCTTGTCCCGTCTGTCAACACAAAAGACATGTATTAGTTTTTCTGCATTCATGGATGAACCCTCCATTAAGTGTAAAAACCCAACACACGTACACTACACAAAAGTATTCTTACATGAATATAggtatatttatataatttagaaaaacacacttacGAATCCCAGCAGCTTGCAGCGGTCAGCACCCACTGATTGTTGAGGATGGTGCCGCCGCAGCGCcaacttttcttgttttcagaTGTGATATTTAGGTGGACCATCCATGGCCAGGCGCCTTTTCGAGCATCGTGCCCCCAAACAATGGAGCTCCTCACCTCAGCTCCATGCAAACCTAAAAAAGCAATAATGAAACTTTATAAAAGCTACTTTAAGGTAGAAGCACTGAAAATATGTATtatactttctttatttttataacttCATCATACATAGAATTTAAGGAACTTACAGAGCCTATGTAACAAATTCAAACATTGTGTTGGGTTAAAGGAAGGGATTCACATTTTGGGGAGGAAACTTATTTGCTCTCTTATCAAGAGTTAGAGGAGAAGATTGATTTCACTCTCATTGCTCTGTGTTAAATATGAATCAACAACTAACcgccagttagcttagcttagcataaagacaggaaacggAAAGGGAAATGGTTAGCTTGGCTCTGTTCTGAGGTAATACAAATCCACCACTGACTACCCAAGGGTAAAAAGGCATCGCACACACAGAGCTTCAGGACAAAGTTCACTAATCTCAATTTCACCACTTTATTCATGTCAAGAAACATGCTAATGTTTCGGTCTAGTGGCCTCCATCAGAGCATGGAGCAAAATGTAAGTCACGCCATTTACTGTACGGTACAATATTAATTTTTGGACTTTATCATCTCTACACACCAAGATGGCAACATTCATACCTTGAGTTACAAGAAGCCCATGCATTCAGGTGTTTTCAGTAAAATTCTAAATAGTTTATATCATTCTATCAACAAATTAGATTCTATTATCATAAGTTTGTGAAAATTAACCTTCACAAAGTGAATACAGATGAATCGGCACACAATAATAATCtcatgtgtctgtctttctcaccTCCAGTGATGTGGACCAGTACCAGCACAGTGAGAAGTTTGCAGAAGGCCATGGCTGCGACGGAGTGAAGCAGTGTCTCTGCAGAATACGagggagcagctgcagctttatatACACAGCTAGAGAGATTTAATCCTTATCAGCACTATCAGTCTTCCTGCTCAAACCACCCAAAGaatatttactcaagtattttgAAGTGAAATATTATGGTACTGGTACTTTGAGTATTTCTAATTTATAAGACTAAATATTTGTGCTCCTTAACATATCATAGggaaatattatacttttaaCATTACATTCATCTCACAGTTGTAGGACTTTGATTATAATACGCAGAACATGCTATTAACTAAGTTAAGGTCGCAGTGATGAACAGTCTTATCATCGCTGTCATATCATGCTATACAGTGGGtacggaaagtattcagacccctttaaatttttcactctttgtttcattgcagccatttgctaaaatcaaaaaagttcattttatttctcattaatgtcactcagcaccccatcttgacagaaaaaaacagaaatgtagaaatttttgcaaatttattaaaaaagaaaaactgaaatatcacatggtcataagtattcagaccctttgctgtgacactcaGATTTAACTCACATGCTGTCTATTTCTTCTGATCCTCCTTGAGATGGTTCTACTCCTTcattggagtccagctgtgtttaattaaactgattggACTTGAttaggaaaggcacacacctgtctatataagaccttacagctcacagtgcatgtcagagcaaatgAGAATCATGAGGTCAAAGGAACTGCCCaaggagctcagagacagaattgTGGCAAGGCACAGATCTGGCCAAGGTTACAAAAGAATTTCTGCAGCACTCAAGGTTCctaagagcacagtggcctccataatccttaaatggaagaagtttgggaCGACCAGAACTCTTCCTACACCTGGCcgtccagccaaactgagcaatcgtGGGAGAAGAGCCTTGGTGACAGAGGTAAAGAAGAACACAAAgatcactgtggctgagctccagagatgcaGTAGGGAGATGGGAGAAAGTTCCACAAAGTCAACTATCACTGCAGCCCTCCACCAGCCggggctttatggcagagtggcccgacggaagcctctcctcagtgcaaGACATATGAAAGCCTGCATAGagtttgccaaaaaacacaCGAAGGACTCCCAGACTATGAGAAataagattctctggtctgatgagaccaagATTGAACTTTTTGGCATTAATTCTAAGCGGTATGTGTGGAGAaaaccaggcactgctcatcacctgcccaatacaatcccaacagtgaaacatggtggtggcagcatcatgctatggggatgtttttcagctgcagggacagGACGACTGCTTGCAATTGAAGGAAAGATGAATGCGGCcaagtacagagatatcctgGAAGAAAACCTCTTCCAAagtgctcaggacctcagactgggccgaaggttcaccttccaacaagacaatgaccctaaacacacagctaaaataacaaaggagTGGCTTCGGAACAACTCTGTGACCATTCTTGACTGGCCCAGCCAGGGCCCTGACCTAAACCCAATTgagcatctctggagagacctgaaaatggctgttcaccatccaacctgacagaacTGGAGAGGATCTGCAAGGAAGAATGGCAGAggatccccaaatccaggtgtgaaaaGCTTGTTGCATCATTCCCAAGAAGACTCATGGCTGTACTAGCTCAAAAGGGTGCTTCTACTCAATACtgagcaaagggtctgaatacttatgaccatgtggtatttcagtttttctttttttaataaatttgcaaaaatttctatatttctgtttttttctgtcaagatggggtgctgagtgacattaatgagaaataaaatgaacttttttgattttagcaaatggttgcaatgaaacaaagagtgaaaaatttaaaggggtctgaatactttccgtaCCCACTGTAGATGATGTAATAGTTCTGAGTGAGGATGACAgtaatgcagctgaaaatacTATAATGTCTTCCAattacatttcatcattcagaTTCATTCATGCAACAGTATCTTCCTTTAATCCGTATACTCATATTcaattaatctgaatctgcaacCATGCTCAATGACAACTCCCAATCAACTCTGAGCCACATGTGAGCTCTACATGAACTAACATCAGGGTTCTTGGGAATCTTGCGACGCCCCTAAAGTGGACTGTACCATTTCTAACATCTCGTCTGCTGCCTCATGACATCAGTGGCCCCGTCCTCAAGTCTCTGCTACTCTGTGTGCAGAGACACTGCAGGTAGGCCTAAATGTAaatagcagtagctaactatctagcttgtttaatGCACTTTACTTTCCAACCTTCAAAGTTCTGAATTAGATTGTCAAGTATATACAGATGAATGCTAATATATGTTAGCTAGCTTCTacctttagccttaagttacagtttagctaatgtTATCTAGCACATAGCtcccctttcatttccagtgttggcttttcatttaattaccaatataaaatgtcatatctaCCTTTAGCAAACACTcgtgctcagtcatgagcagtgagacaatggtgCATTAGTTGTACGGATACATTTTGACATCATTAtagagtttattttatttggtttggTGGTTTAGTTAGTGTTTTACCTTTAACATTAGTCTTTATAATTATACACACCCTCTTTGTTTTAACTGAAGAATTTGGGAGTTTTATTTGTTGGctcattgaacaatattaaaatacatgtttgccCAACAGCTCAGTTCACTGAAGCGTGTGCCTGCTCTGTACTGGGTTTATACCCTGGAGAAATAGTTGACCCCcctgattgtcattgtatactaagtAAATAATAAGGTCTGGACACCAGTTACTCCTTTGTGTTGTACTAggcaaatgcaaaacaaaggTATTCCACATAGTGTGTTTACAGGTTTCTATCGACTACACTGTCATAACAGAACTGCCCCTACCCTCTACCATCCTGCAGGAGGTGCCGGTGCATCAGGAGCTCTTATGACTTCTATACTGTGttgaaatgacaataaagaagCTTGAATCTTGAATTTTAAACTGTGATCCTGTAGCTGGTCGAGGTGGAACTAGTTTGTGCACTGAAAAGGTTGATACATATTTAAAAACTCAAATGCTCGGGTGAAATGTGTAATTAAGAGcattatttatgtaaatgtatgtgatTACTTGTCATCACTGGAGCCATTGGTTTTGGGGGTTGAGGGACATTCTGTGTTAATGGTTGTAGATGTCTGATTTTGCTAATGTGCTTGAAGCATGTAAACAGGAATTCTCCAACACATATAGAAACACCAAGATCAATGCTTTAAAGCTTTAATGCAAAGAATTTAGTTGAACAAACCAGAGTACAAGTCAATCAGCAGAAAGGACCACATGGACTGACTGTACGGCACAGGGGAGAAGCTTTAAACAGTAAGGCGGCTTGGCAGGTAAATAGACTGGACCACTTCAGCTTCCTGGAAATTTAGACCTCAGCTGAGGCTTCCTCAGCTGAAGCATGGTGGATGTAGTCATTGATGAAGCGCAGATGCTTGGACACCTGGGTGTAGACGCCAGGGCGGCCTGAGAGAGCACAACCGTTAGGACTCCCATAACTCATGATGCCAACCTGCACAAAACCACTGCCTGAACGACAGACCAGTGGGCCGCCGTAATCCCCCTGTGGAgcccaaaaaaacaacttcacttGTTGAGTTGACAGACAGCAGTTGCtttatatttcttatatatgtatatattattataagattatcataattttttttacataaaatcttAAACTGTTAAGTATCaaaaactacagctgtcagataaatgtagcaGCGTGAAAGCTATTGTTGGCCTCTGAAATACTTTCCCTCTGAAAACCTATACTTTGAGATACTCTCCCTGATTGTTGAAATGCATACTATTGATTAATAATGTTATGAAATAATTttgactgaaatattaaaatactctACTTTGCAGGCGTCCTTCCCTCCGACCATATCCCCAGCACACAGCATGTCAGAGTTCAGCTCAGGATACTGTCTCTTGCACACACTGTTAGAGACGATGGGAATCTTCAGCTCCTGAAGGACTTCTGGATCCTGCAGAGGaactgcagtgacacacacagacacacaagtgcAGAGGAGGTGATATTATATAGGTATTCATGCTACCAAATCCTATGGTAATTTACCTTTTTTATGgacaaaacacaccagtgaACTGATCAACTATTATTTAAAGAATGTTTTATATCTTGTAGGGGATCAAAAGAATTTGAaccaaatccaaacaaaaaccaaagtgtaaagaTTTCAGGTAGTTAGCAATAGTCCAACACATGACCCCCATAAATCCACAACTTGCTGATGTGTTCCTTTGTCCCTTTACAGTATCTTATAGGCTACGTCATGTGTACAGCTCACCACCAGTCCCAGTGTTCCCCCAGCCAGTGATCCAACACTCAGACGATGGGTCAAAGGTGTCGTCGACACTGGGTAGACTCACTGGCTGAACGCTGCCTGAGAatgtcatcttcttcttcagcttgaCCAGAGCAATGTCATTGACAAAGCCATTGCCCACAGCTCGGTATCTAGGTTCAGGAATGATAGCATATATACCCATGTAACGGGCAGATGCCTTTTGCAGGCTGTGTGTGCCGATCCAAGCAATTGATCGAGCCAAGTAAGGCTTGTCCCGTCTGTCAACACAAAAGACATGTATTAGTTTTTCTGCATTCATGGATGAACCCTCCATTAAGTGTAAAAACCCAACACACGTACACTACACAAAAGTATTCTTACATGAATATAggtatatttatataatttagaaaaacacacttacGAATCCCAGCAGCTTGCAGCGGTCAGCACCCACTGATTGTTGAGGATGGTGCCGCCGCAGCGCcaacttttcttgttttcagaTGTGATATTTAGGTGGACCATCCATGGCCAGGCGCCTTTTCGAGCATCGTGCCCCCAAACAATGGAGCTCCTCACCTCAGCTCCATGCAAACCTAAAAAAGCAATAATGAAACTTTATAAAAGCTACTTTAAGGTAGAAGCACTGAAAATATGTATtatactttctttatttttataacttCATCATACATAGAATTTAAGGAACTTACAGAGCCTATGTAACAAATTCAAACATTGTGTTGGGTTAAAGGAAGGGATTCACATTTTGGGGAGGAAACTTATTTGCTCTCTTATCAAGAGTTAGAGGAGAAGATTGATTTCACTCTCATTGCTCTGTGTTAAATATGAATCAACAACTAACcgccagttagcttagcttagcataaagacaggaaacggAAAGGGAAATGGTTAGCTTGGCTCTGTTCTGAGGTAATACAAATCCACCACTGACTACCCAAGGGTAAAAAGGCATCGCACACACAGAGCTTCAGGACAAAGTTCACTAATCTCAATTTCACCACTTTATTCATGTCAAGAAACATGCTAATGTTTCGGTCTAGCGGCCTCCATCAGAGCATGGAGCAAAATGTAAGTCACGCCATTTACTGTACGGTACAATATTAATTTTTGGACTTTATCATCTCTACACACCAAGATGGCAACATTCATACCTTGAGTTACAAGAAGTCCATGCATTCAGGTGTTTTCAGTAAAATTCTAAATAGTTTATATCATTCTATCAACAAATTAGATTCTATTATCATAAGTTTGTGAAAATTAACCTTCACAAAGTGAATACAGATGAATCGGCACACAATAATAATCtcatgtgtctgtctttctcaccTCCAGTGATGTGGACCAGTACCAGCACAGTGAGAAGTTTGCAGAAGGCCATGGCTGCGACGGAGTGAAGCAGTGTCTCTGCAGAATACGagggagcagctgcagctttatatACACAGCTAGAGAGATTTAATCCTTATCAGCACTATCAGTCTTCCTGCTCAAACCACCCAAAGaatatttactcaagtattttgAAGTGAAATATTATGGTACTGGTACTTTGAGTATTTCTAATTTATAAGACTAAATATTTGTGCTCCTTAACATATCATAGggaaatattatacttttaaCATTACATTCATCTCACAGTTGTAGGACTTTGATTATAATACGCAGAACATGCTATTAACTAAGTTAAGGTCGCAGTGATGAACAGTCTTATCATCGCTGTCATATCATGCTATACAGTGGGtacggaaagtattcagacccctttaaatttttcactttttgtttcattgcagccatttgctaaaatcaaaaaagttcattttatttctcattaatgtcactcagcaccccatcttgacagaaaaaaacagaaatgtagaaatttttgcaaatttattaaaaaagaaaaactgaaatatcacatggtcataagtattcagaccctttgctgtgacactcaGATTTAACTCACATGCTGTCTATTTCTTCTGATCCTCCTTGAGATGGTTCTACTCCTTcattggagtccagctgtgtttaattaaactgattggACTTGAttaggaaaggcacacacctgtctatataagaccttacagctcacagtgcatgtcagagcaaatgAGAATCATGAGGTCAAAGGAACTGCCCAAGGAGCTCAGAGGCAGAATTGTGGCAAGGCACAGATCTGGCCAAAGTTACAAAAGAATTTCTGCAGCACTCAAGGTTCctaagagcacagtggcctccataatccttaaatggaagaagtttgggaCGACCAGAACTCTTCCTACACCTGGCcgtccagccaaactgagcaatcgtGGGAGAAGAGCCTTGGTGACAGAGGTAAAGAAGAACCCAAAgatcactgtggctgagctccagagatgcaGTAGGGAGATGGGAGAAAGTTCCACAAAGTCAACTATCACTGCAGCCCTCCACCAGTCggggctttatggcagagtggcccgacggaagcctctcctcagtgcaaGACATATGAAAGCCTGCATAGagtttgccaaaaaacacaCGAAGGACTCCCAGACTATGAGAAataagattctctggtctgatgagaccaagATTGAACTTTTTGGCATTAATTCTAAGCGGTATGTGTGGAGAaaaccaggcactgctcatcacctgcccaatacaatcccaacagtgaaacatggtggtggcagcatcatgctatggggatgtttttcagctgcagggacGGACGACTGCTTGCAATTGAAGGAAAGATGAATGCGGCcaagtacagagatatcctgGAAGAAAACCTCTTCCAGagtgctcaggacctcagactgggccgaaggttcaccttccaacaagacaatgaccctaagcacacagctaaaataacaaaggagTGGCTTCGGAACAACTCTGTGACCATTCTTGActggcccagccagagccctgacctaAACCCAATTgagcatctctggagagacctgaaaatggctgttcaccatccaacctgacagaacTGGAGAGGATCTGCAAGGAAGAATGGCAGAggatccccaaatccaggtgtgaaaaGCTTGTTGCATCATTCCCAAGAAGACTCATGGCTGTACTAGCTCAAAAGGGTGCTTCTACTCAATACtgagcaaagggtctgaatacttatgaccatgtggtatttcagtttttctttttttaataaatttgcaaaaatttctatatttctgtttttttctgtcaagatggggtgctgagtgacattaatgagaaataaaatgaacttttttgattttagcaaatggtTGCAATGAAACagagtgaaaaatttaaaggggtctgaatactttccgtaCCCACTGTAGATGATGTAATAGTTCTGAGTGAGGATGACAgtaatgcagctgaaaatacTATAACGTCTTCCAattacatttcatcattcagaTTCATTCATGCAACAGTATCTTCCTTTAATCCGTATACTCATATTcaattaatctgaatctgcaacCATGCTCAATGACAACTCCCAATCAACTCTGAGCCACATGTGAGCTCTACATGAACTAACATCAGGGTTCTTGGGAATCTTGCGACGCCCCTAAAGTGGACTGTACCATTTCTAACATCTCGTCTGCTGCCTCATGACATCAGTGGCCCCGTCCTCAAGTCTCTGCTACTCTGTGTGCAGAGACACTGCAGGTAGGCCTAAATGTAaatagcagtagctaactatctagcttgtttaatGCACTTTACTTTCCAACCTTCAAAGTTCTGAATTAGATTGTCAAGTATATACAGATGAACGCTAATATATGTTAGCTAGCTTCTacctttagccttaagttacagtttagctaatgtTATCTAGCACATAGCtcccctttcatttccagtgttggcttttcatttaattaccaatataaaatgtcatatctaCCTTTAGCAAACACTcgtgctcagtcatgagcagtgagacaatggtgCATTAGTTGTACGGATACATTTTGACATCATTAtagagtttattttatttggtttggTGGTTTAGTTAGTGTTTTACCTTTAACATTAGTCTTTATAATTATACACACCCTCTTTGTTTTAACTGAAGAATTTGGGAGTTTTATTTGTTGGctcattgaacaatattaaaatacatgtttgccCAACAGCTCAGTTCACTGAAGCGTGTGCCTGCTCTGTACTGGGTTTATACCCTGGAGAAATAGTTGACCCCcctgattgtcattgtatactaagtAAATAATAAGGTCTGGACACCAGTTACTCCTTTGTGTTGTACTAggcaaatgcaaaacaaaggTATTCCACATAGTGTGTTTACAGGTTTCTATCGACTACACTGTCATAACAGAACTGCCCCTACCCTCTACCATCCTGCAGGAGGTGCCGGTGCATCAGGAGCTCTTATGACTTCTATACTGTGttgaaatgacaataaagaagCTTGAATCTTGAATTTTAAACTGTGATCCTGTAGCTGGTCGAGGTGGAACTAGTTTGTGCACTGAAAAGGTTGATACATATTTAAAAACTCAAATGCTCGGGTGAAATGTGTAATTAAGAGcattatttatgtaaatgtatgtgatTACTTGTCATCACTGGAGCCATTGGTTTTGGGGGTTGAGGGACATTCTGTGTTAATGGTTGTAGATGTCTGATTTTGCTAATGTGCTTGAAGCATGTAAACAGGAATTCTCCAACACATATAGAAACACCAAGATCAATGCTTTAAAGCTTTAATGCAAAGAATTTAGTTGAACAAACCAGAGTACAAGTCAATCAGCAGAAAGGACCACATGGACTGACTGTACGGCACAGGGGAGAAGCTTTAAACAGTAAGGCGGCTTGGCAGGTAAATAGACTGGACCACTTCAGCTTCCTGGAAATTTAGACCTCAGCTGAGGCTTCCTCAGCTGAAGCATGGTGGATGTAGTCATTGATGAAGCGCAGATGCTTGGACACCTGGGTGTAGACGCCAGGGCGGCCTGAGAGAGCACAACCATTAGGACTCCCATAACTCATGATGCCAACCTGCACGAAACCGCTGCCTGAACGACAGACCAGTGGGCCGCCGTAATCCCCCTGTGGAgcccaaaaaaacaacttcacttGTTGAGTTGACAGACAGCAGTTGCtttatatttcttatatatg
This region includes:
- the LOC130185335 gene encoding tryptase-2-like, which translates into the protein MAFCKLLTVLVLVHITGGLHGAEVRSSIVWGHDARKGAWPWMVHLNITSENKKSWRCGGTILNNQWVLTAASCWDSRDKPYLARSIAWIGTHSLQKASARYMGIYAIIPEPRYRAVGNGFVNDIALVKLKKKMTFSGSVQPVSLPSVDDTFDPSSECWITGWGNTGTGVPLQDPEVLQELKIPIVSNSVCKRQYPELNSDMLCAGDMVGGKDACKGDYGGPLVCRSGSGFVQVGIMSYGSPNGCALSGRPGVYTQVSKHLRFINDYIHHASAEEASAEV
- the LOC130185347 gene encoding tryptase-2-like, with product MAFCKLLTVLVLVHITGGLHGAEVRSSIVWGHDARKGAWPWMVHLNITSENKKSWRCGGTILNNQWVLTAASCWDSRDKPYLARSIAWIGTHSLQKASARYMGIYAIIPEPRYRAVGNGFVNDIALVKLKKKMTFSGSVQPVSLPSVDDTFDPSSECWITGWGNTGTGVPLQDPEVLQEMKIPIVPNSVCQTQYPELNSDMLCAGDMVRGKDACTGDYGGPLVCRSGRGFVQVGIMSYGSPNGCALSGRPGVFTQVSKHLHFIDDYIHHA